AGGCTAATTAGTTTGGATGGATTGAAGAATTTCGAAGCTCTTTCAAACCTTTAAAATAGTATCTCATAGAGCTCCCATGATTTGTAAAGGCCACTTTTGGGGAGACCTTCCACCTATACTTATCCGTCACCTCCTAGATGGCCACTTTAGTCtttattaagaaagaaaaaaggggtGCAAACCCCTATCTATTATGTCAGTAAAGTACTTAATAGGGCAGAGACTTGGTACCCTGACGTCAAGAAGGTGGCCTCGGGAAACCTAAGAAATCAGGGGGGCTCATCAAGTGGGTTATCGAGTTAAGtgaatatgatattaataCGTACCTAGGACTGCTATCAAGGAAATCCTAGCTGACTAGATGTGGGGTAGGAATTATTCTCACCCTTTGGAAGGGGATGACTTGGAGTTCCCAGTCAAGTTCGACTTCAAGGGCTCCAATATAAGGCTAAGTATGAGGTCCTAGTATTTGGCCTGAGGATAGTTTGGGATGCAGAAGCTCTGTACCTTATTGCCTACTCTAATTCCCAACTAGTTATCAGACAAGTAGAAGACACATATGAACCTAAGAAGGTCACCATGATCCAGTATCTCCAACAAATTGAAGAATTGAAAAATGACTCTGAAAGTTTCTAACTCTAGTAGATACTCTAGCTAGCTATGTTAAAGACTGCCCAACTAAGAAGCTCACCATTTAATGCCTATCATGTCTAAGCGCCCAACTACAGGATGCAATTTCAACTGCGGAGGTTGAGACAGGAAATAGCGGGGCTGGATCTCCAAATTGGAACTTTTTCCTCTGATTGTAGGGATGATCTCAAACTAAAAGTCAAAGCTACCCGATTTGTCTTCATAGGGAAGAATTTGTATAAGAAGCCCTTTATTCATCCTCTCATTTGGTGTTAATGTTTAAAAGATATGTAATAGGTGTGATGGTGCTCACCTGGGGGCTACAACTCTTGTTGGAAAAACACTCAATGTTAGTTATTTCGACACCACCATGAAGACATATATATGCTAGGTACTTATCCGTAGTTGCAATAAATGCCAACGACATTTAACATTGATCCATCAACCTGGGGGGAGCCACGATGGCTTTGTTCGTCCCCTATCCCTTATCATATTCTGGGAAAGACATCATCAGGACTTTTCCTATGGCCCTTCACTAGAGAAAGTTCCTCCTAGTTGAATAGGTTACTTTAGCAAATAGGTGGAAGAGGAGTGAATTCAGGAGAGATTATGAAGTttatatgaaagaaagttaTTTCACTATATGGCATCATCCGAGAACTAATCTATGGCACTAACAACCAATTCTAAGgtaataaaaatccaaaaaaagtGCAAAAGCCTCCCTATCAAGTAAAGGTTCACCTTTATATCTCATTCGCAAGGTAACAGGAAAGTGGAGGTCACGAATCGAATCATAATGCAAGGAAAAAGATGAGGCTCAATTGAGATGGAGGCAACTGGGTGAAGGAGTTGTCCAATATGCTCTGGGCATACTGAAACAACCCTAAATCTTCCGTTAGAGAAAGCCCATTCACCCTAGTATACAATACGAAGGTAATCATCCCAACAGGAGGAATGCATGGCCTTGGACAAAGTGCTAATGAGGAGAAGCATGCTCTTTTAAGGCAGAATTTGGACCTAATTGAGGACGTCCAAGAGAAGACTTACCTTCATATGGAACAACTAAAAGCTTGCTAATAAACtcatataataaatgagtCAATGTTCATAAGTTTGGTAACCTGGTCTTAAGACAAGGAAATGCCCTTAAGCTAGTTGACAAACTCAAAACCTAATAGAAAAATCCCTACAAAGTTACGGGAGTCCTAGAGCATGAGATCTGTGAGTTGGAAGATCTTGAAGGACGAAAGTTATGTCGATTATGGGACATGGCTAATTTGCAGATTTATTATGCCTAAATAATCCATGCTTCGAGCTGGCACCCTCTCTCAAGCCTTGTCTTccatacaaaaaataaataagcctTACTCAAAGCAGGCACACTCAGACAAGTACCGTCTTTCACACAAGCATCAATAAGCTTTGTTCTGTAGCACCATCAAATAAGCCATGTCTTCCACATAGGCACTTGTAAGCCTGGCCCTGTGCAGCTGATTCTCTtagttttatgtatttataataggaaaataattatatttcatcatCCTTCTCGTAGAATTTACTACTCTTTAGTCTCCTTTCTTCTTGGGGTACTGCTTTTGGgtattttactctttttctAGCATAATTAGGGACAAAAgagttaaaattgaaaacacatGAAGAACCAGTCAGAAACTACGCTTAACATAGTATGGCCGTATCATAGGACACAATCATGTTACATAGAGTACtagaattagaattttcgGAAGAGGTACACGATCGTGTTCCTCTTTCAGATAAAAAACCATCAGTTACATGTCCGTATTTCCTCTATGTAGAATTTAAGTTTCAAACAGTTTAGAACACTGCCTTGTTGTGTTCCCCTTGCAAAGGTTTGTTGATGAAGTAGAAATAGAgtttaatcaaaatttctcCCTGTTTGCATAGTCTTTCAGCTATATAAAGGGGTGAGGATGGACGTTCCAATTGGAGAAAAACACTACATTCATAATCATACACACGTTTCATCACTTTCAAAGAGCTTGCAGTGACGCAAGAAGTTCTAGGAAGCATCAAGCCAGCTAGGAGAATCAGATAccgtttttatatatattcttcgATGTTTAAATTAGGATTTTTGTCGCTTTTGTTTGCAAGGTTCATGGATGAGTAAGTAGTTTCTTGTCCTAGAATTAAATTCAACCTTCTGGTATATTAAtggaattatttttacttttcctTCATATCACgtgttgattaattttatttaattcctAAGTTCTTTATTGCCTTGTGAACAATTGGCCATCTATTTACATGTTTAAGATGTCCAGTAAAGTACTAGGTAAAGttccatattaaaaaattaggaattaaataaaagaattaaccATGATAATAGGCTTAGTTCCTGTGAGGATTTCCTAAATTATCATAGATCTCAAATGGTTTAATTagttttcataaaaatagaCTGATGTGCATAACAATAGGTTGGCCCAAAGAGGTCCAAACAAtccaaaatgaagaaaaaaacaagaggGTCGTAACTATCTAGGAGGCCAACATCATGAGGATGGCCTGCTGGAAAATTACTAGGTTCAGCCCAACAGGGAAGCCCAGTACACTAGGCTCAACTCAAGAGGGAAACCCAGTTTGGACCAAGAAGGAGGTCTGGTACAAGGCCTACCAGACCTCAAACCCACCTTCCAAGCCCAGTACAGGAAAAGGAAAGCGCCCCTAAGAAGCTGGACTCCTTGACCTAGAAGGACTCCTTGCAGAAGTAAGAGCTTTTATGTAAAAGGAGTTCTCCCCCAACTAAAGACGTGTTGCTCAAGTCAAAAAAGAGATAAGATCGTGCCttattcctaaatttttgccttttttttttttagaaatgcAACTCACAAACAGAGTCCCTACAAAGAGGGACTCCTTCTCTGTAAATACAGGCAGCAACTCTCCAGCAGACAAACCTTCAAGAAGTTGGGAATTATCTTCCCATTTCGCTGCAACTCTCAACTCATGCTTTTGTCATATTTTACTCACAAaatccttatttttattttaatttctcatttcagCACTCCTCAACATGGACGCTTTCTTCAATCCTCCAACAGAGCACCTTCTTCAATCCTCCAACAGGGGCGCCTTAGTCCTCTAATAGGGACGCCTTCTTCAGTCCTCCAATAGGGACACCTTCAATCCCTTTACAGGGACTcccttcaaaatttgaaaaaccaCTCTCTCTTCTTGTTTTAGCATTCGAATTGCTCTTTTATCATGATTTCTCTCACAAAATTACTTGTTCTATCACAtttctcattatattttattttttacgatTATTTTTCTCCAACATTCGATACTAACTTGGATATTGGAGTGCTAACGCTTTTTTTGCAGGTCCCCTTTTCAAAATTAGCATATGTTGCGGCCCAAGCGTTGAGCATAGTCCATATCAATTGGACCCGTGCGTTTTTTCAATGTATCACAGACAATTATTTGGTCAAACATGGTTTTTCATACCCTTGAAAGATGGTGAAAATGATATTGGGATGATTCTTATTGATTAATTGACTGAAAGAgaagttttaataaaaccattaATCAACCATTGTAGAAATTAGAGGTGGACGTCGGGTTGCATTTCTCGAGATTCGGGTTATCGGACCAAATATCCAATTAATAAAGTAGTGTAAAACCACACCCAGCCCGAACCCGTGTATTAGTCGAGTACCCGACTGTTAGCTTCCGGTAGTTATAGATGTGAATGTGACTAGAGGCcaattttgctttattttactAAGTACATCTTCACAATGTTTCCAAGCGTGGATTtagaaatagaaatttttaGTTGGTTAACTCTTTAATTTGCATCTATGGTAAAACGGCTcctaaattttatcatcaacctcttaacattttattaatatggtTAGTATTCTCAAAGGTCATGATTGAACATGGTGAATAAATATGATGACTACTTTTGtattatgaaatgaaaaaattatttttttaatcctcTAAGTATGTACAATATTAGTTTAGTTTTATaactatattcattttttggaGTCCTATAAATTGGAAAATAGATTGAAGGACCTTCCATGGAcgactttttctttcttggctGAAGTGTTATATGGCAGGCCAGCTGgacatattttaaatatttttaagcctATCTGGAAATGAAAATGAGGTGGAAAACATGTTGGACATGTTTTCAGTTATATaacaacttataaaaataaaattattacataaaaatattttaacccCCCTGGCCACAACCACTTGCCCTCCCCCTACACCCggcaaccccccccccccaaaggGGGCGACATCAACAATCTATATGATGCTATTTCTAGTCTGGGCGATTGGTGTCGCCCAAAGGTGAAGAGCGATGGCCTCCCCTCTGCTGTGGTGGACCACGATACAGGTAAGGACTACGCGATGGAATGTGAGGGGGCATCGGTGACTAGTGGCAACTTCATCGTCGTTGCcagcaatataaaaaaaattattttaatttcaattaatttgattaaaaataataaaaaaattgaaaaatctaagttaattaatagtatagtaaataatattattttattaaaatatctaaactaaataattattcaaattaattaaagaaatatattttttataaataattagtatttattcatatagatatttaatttggaaaattgaatttactgtactaatttttgtattgtaaccataatgtaatttttcaattgaaattataaaatatgaaaattatatatatatttttagaaatttgatatttaaataatggtCGGTCAATATTAGTGGCCACATGTAATGTATAAGTTGctgaaaattcaatatagggtaaattacattttggtATTTGAACTGTTCTCATTTTTACAGTTTTGCCATcgaaacttttttttgaaCCAACTTATCTTttcaactttacgaaatttacACTTCGTCATATGTGGatgtttttttgttgatttttttgcataaaacatcacatgtgcatatgtgaaaaatatcatatcacataacccttaaatatctCATGTACAttgcatgtaattttttttgacaaaaattatgACCACAATCCAATGAGTTGTCCAACTGCATGGTCGTTAAGTGGTCTATGgactttgttgtgatgttcaaGCAGATGTAAACATACagaatgagcacaacaaataagATGATGATaagtgaatactcattttgtTCACCGAACAATAATTGTATAGCGTCGAGTATTatcaaaacaaattacatCCAAACCAATCTAATTAGCTTTCTGTTCATAtatctaacaatctcccacttaaCCTAAAGTCAATCACTGATTGACCTCAAACCCATCCTATCAAGATGTTAAGTATGTGCAATTTGCGATACTAGTTTAGTAAGTGAATCTGTTGTGTTTTCTGCTGAGCTGACTCGGTCCATTTAAATgtcacctctgctcaccatctctctGAACAGATGGTAGTGTCCAAGAATGTATTTGGAACGGTGATGGGATCTCGGTTTATTTTCTTGTGCTATTTCCCCGTTGTTATCGCAGAAGATAAACTATTCATTCAGCAATACTAGGCACCACACCCAATTCCtagatgtagtttttcatccaaaccacTTCCTTAGTTGCTTCTGAAGTTGCTAGTGTTCAACTTCTATGGTGGAATTCGCTATGGTGGCCTGCTGGGAACTTTTCCAAgtaaccacaccaccattcaaTTTGAATACAAAACCCGATTGAGAGTTGGCATTATCATCATCCTACTGGAAGCTAGCGTCATTGTAGCTTTCCAGTATCAACTCTCTACCATCGTagatcaagaacatatcttttgttgttttcaggTACTTGAGTATGGTCTTGACTGCATGCAGTGTGCCTACCTGGCACACGCCTAATATCTGCTCATCATGCTCAAAGTATAGGCGAAATCGGGCCTAGTGTATTGAACAACACACTGAATGCTGCCTACGGCTGAAGCATAGGTGATGTCCGACTTCCGCTTAAGTTCCTCATTAGTCTTGCGAGACTGCTTCTTCGACAATTTAATTCCATGCCTCATCGGAAGGAATCCTCGATTCGAGTTTTTCatcttgaatttcttcaaGACTTTATCAATATACGAGAATTGGGTCAATCCTAATATCTTCTTAGATCTATCCCTGTAGATCTTAATGCAAGGATGTCGGACGTttcacccatatccttcatgaaaaattgactGGACGACCATGCTTTAGTGTCTCCCAACATCTTGGCATCACTTCCAATGAGTAAGATATCGTCAACATAAAGCACAAGGTAAGCAACTAAGCTCCTATTGATCTTTTTGTATATACAAGGATCAAACtcattcttgatgaaatcataaccccATATAACTTCATCAAGATGCGTGTTCCAGCTTCGagaagcttgtttgaggctATAAATGGACCTTTTGGAGACGACAAACCTTCTGCTATTCTCCAACAAAGGTGAAACACTATGGTTGATCCATGTAGATATCTTCCTCAATGAAGTTGTTAAAGAAGGTCGTTTTCACGTCCATCTGTCATATTTTATAGTCATACTATGCTGCACTAGCAAGCAGTATCTgaatggacttggccatggCTACAGGTGAGTTGGTCTCCTCAAAGCCGACCCTCGGTCGTTGAGTATATCCTTTTGCCACAATCCTTTCCTTGAAGGCGGTAACCTCCTCGTCAGCTCCAAGCTTATGGATGTAAACCTATTTACATCCAACCAGCTTAATGCATTTTAGGTGGGTCTACGAGGGTCCAAATTTAGTTTGAACCCATCGAGTCCATTTTGGATCTCATGGCTCAAGTCACTTATTCGAGTCGATGTCAGACATTGTTTCTTCATATATCCTTAGATCATTATCCAATTAGCTAATCATCCCTAAGAATCCGTACCTATCATGTGGTTCGGATAATTTGGTTGACCTACGGAGGACTAGAGCACTATCAACTGAAACTACAGGTTTATATGGTGTCGCATTATCCTACTGGTGTCTCACTTGAATCTTCAAGTAGTACCTCATCACGTTAGCTATCCGCAGGAAAACCTCTTTCCAAGAATACTGCGTTTCTCGAAACAAAAACCTTTTGTTCGAAGAGGTCGTACAAATAGTACCCTATAGTTTCTTTTGGATATTTGACAAACCTGCACAAAGTAGACCTGAATtctagtttgtctcccactagccTTTTGACGTATGTGGGTTTATCCTATACCCTCAAGTATTTATAGGACACACGCTTGCcatgccatatctcatatggcgTCTGGACTGTTTTGGATGGCTCCATGTTGAGCAACTTGGCCCACGTCTCAATAGCGTATCCCAAAAGGATAGGGGCAGGGTCGGTAAAACTTATCATAGATCAGACCACGTCCAACAAGGTCCAATTCTTCCTTTCAGCCACGTCGTTAACCTGAAGTGTTCCAGGAGGAAtccattgagagagaatttcattctcttttaaGTAATCCATGAGCTCACCACTTAAATACTCTCTACCTCAATCTGACCGAAGGGTCTTGATTTTACAGCCAGTTTGATTCTCAACTTCAAGTCTGAATTCCTTAAACCTTCCAAAGGCCTCAAACTTGTACCTCATACGATAAACATAATCGTACTATGAGTGATCATCGGTGAAGGTTATGAAATATGAGTATCCTCCTCTAGCTGGAGTATTCATTCGTCCACATATATCCAAATGGATCAAATCCAACAGATCACTGGCAAGCGGACTTTGTCCAATAAAaggtttcttggtcattttccCTTTCAGACAGGATTTGCAAGTTGGTAGCTGTCCAATTCATCTACCTCTAGACTTTTGGACTCCATCAATTTTCCCATCCTAACTTAAAGATATGGCCTAACCATGCATGCCAAATCTGTGTGTTgtcatgattatctaatattcatttatattggACAGTCATAATCAGATTAGactgttggagaatataaagaccattaGTTAATGTACCAAGCAGATGAAGGTTgttatttatcatcaaattaaaactatttttattgattgtaaatgcataaccatcattgtctaAAACAGGAAtggaataatattattgatcatgCTCGGTACATAATAATAGTTCTTTAATCCTATCcgaatatgatcactaatagtTAAGTTGAGAGATCTCACGGCCATGTCATCACCGAGACTCAATACCATCTCGTCCTTACGCAGTCTTCTGTTTCTTTCCAGCACCTATAAatcattgcagatgtgagctccacagcCGGTATTCAATACCCAAAAAGCAGAATAGTTATCATATCCACCTCAATCACAAACATACCtaggttggagaggagttgtgggcaCTCTCTCTTCCAATGCCCCTTTCCATGACAATAAATGCAGACATCATTTGCCCTCGAACGCTGTGACCTgccatttttcccttttcctttgCCTTTCCCACCAGGATAGCGGAAGTGCTATGAGCATTAGCAGTAGCTGCGACAGTTTTTCCCTTTCCCTTCTTCCACTTCCAACGTCTGGCCCTCTTGCTTTTCGCCTTGGAAGTCGAAGCCTCTCCTACCAATACTACCGGCGCAGACTTATGGATCGTTGCCTCGTATTGAaccagcatattaattaactcatgaatagacttctcaagtccggttatattttagttaataataaataggtcGTAGGATGGAAGAAGTGATTAAAGGATCACATCGATGTACATGTCATTGTTAAGCCCAGCTTTGAGGTCTTCGAGCTTCTCCACTAGAGATAGCATCTTGACCCATGACTTTTTACAGAAGATCCCTCAGTCATCTTGGTCCTGAATAATGCTTTTGTGGCGGCATATCTTATATGCCTATCAAGAACCGCATAATCCTCTTTCATGTGAAGCATTATCGAGGAAACATCTTCTATCTtgtcatattgcttttggatgtcattcGTCATCAAAGCTAATATGATATTGGACTCAAGCCACTTCTCGAACGTAACACGTTCTTCGGGCGAGGACCCTTCCGAAAAGGCCGTCGGGAGTGGCTTGTCTAGGACATAACTCTGGTTCTCGAAATTTAGGACAATCCTAAAATTCCTAAGCCTGTCATTGTAGTTCGTGCCATTGAATTCGTTAGTCTTCATAATAGGGGTTAAAGGGTTTTTAGACATTTTCTAcataatagaaattaaaaatagaaattagtaaatgattgtaatatgataaataagttTAGATCATAgtctttagtctttaactctcccactatttatacgaaagtccaccactctcaagtggagtttcagaaaatcattttctaatgGGCTTGAATCCACAAGAGCATTACCATGTcccgcttttacgattcacatggaaaaagccttGTGGGAGGTAATTACtaccattctcattccatgagatttagaagatattttgccccacctcttcacatgatcccgAAGAttccaagcgaatcatgttactcGGTGTTAAGTCCGaaccatcaatcaaatcacactTCACTCTTCGCCTTCCACGACTTGTGAGACAGGAAAACGATGAGCTGGTGcaacttttttctatttcaagtgtgccacgactcgtgagaccacacttgggtagtGGTAGTTTCCTCACCATATTATTGTAGATTGAAGGCATGGACagaccaaaataattttgatacaaGTCCATTATAGGCCTAATATTCAATTTGGTCCAATcaagtgagagttaagtttgagtgtttgatcaaaacctcatcacataataacATTGCAtgcttaaatattaaatacgaaaaaaaaattaagcgCATCACATGCAAGATAGCCTAGCATACCCCTGtgggatgatcacgagcccatcGTATGCAACCCACTGAGCCCGTAGTGAGTCTAGCGTCTGTATaaggtggccctatgctattacaaaagtaatttacccattaaCATATAAATGACCTTTGTAATTGCTCCATGGGCCTCCTTCTCTGTGGGTatgttttattacaaaaaataaaatcctcgCTAAAAAatcctatactactctcattacaattgaaaagAACCCTTGATCAAAAGTCAAGGGAGTACATAGAAAGGATAACAAGCCTTATTGtttcaagataaaaaatgagagaaggagagagaagaaaaattaaaagggcATACGAGCCCATCCAACAAACATAATGCATACAAGTAGTCAAGGGCTCCGTGACCATCCATCATCACAAATtatatccaatatcataaaataaattatatgaagaaactacaagttcaaaattcacaattaaAATGATGATTCCAAAAACcatgtgcatccaatgcacacaTTACACCAAATTAATCGTgcagttttaattttaaaaaaaaatccaattttattccaaaattaaaatagcaaaattaataaaatccaaaaaatctGATTTTCAGAGAATTGGCAAAAAACGGCCCAACCGCCGGCCGTCGGCCTGTAGCCCGCGCGGCCAGCCCCTGCGTGCGCTCGACCGCTCGCGTACCATGCAGTGCGGTCGCCAgcgctgctgctgctgcaaatattcttttttgtttcaccaatacaaataaaatacaagcatttttcaaaaaataaaaatattttaaaatacttcaaTCATCCAATCAATtgcaaaattcaaacaagttattttcttcatataaCTACCAATAAGAAAAGCAATAAAACATACTTTTTAAAGCCATAAAAGACATGTCAATATGCAAATCACACAGAACCAACAGTCTCTACATCGAaccgggctctgataccacttgtaGGGACAAGCGGATTGGCTTGAGAACGCACCAGCAGAAGCGGAAAGCGAAATATgtagaagataaaaattaaaccaacGTATCAAAGGATGTACTCTTGGTGTTTCCAAGTGTTCGATGtagtatgaaaataaaaaaggtcaaaataaaactatacGAGACTGTGTATGAAACAAGTAAAAGGGAGAAAATGATACCTTTTAGGAATCATTTACTTAGACGAAACGTTCACCCGAGGTTCCAACTAGCAGCTCTCAATACGTGCACACCACATTGAAAATTAGGATCTCTTgatctctttgctagaagagaacaaTAGAAAATACTCCAAGAGAAGATAGAGAGAGGGCACTCCAAATGCTAGGGAAGGAgagggaatttttttttcttgtataatATTGTGTGACAATTATttctgaaataattatataccatgtctatatatatcttgtattgATGAAAAACAATATGTCAAGATACATTCTTTCATCTACAAggtatttcttctttattccaaataaagaggaTCCCTCAGTTGACCAAAATAGCACTTTACAAAATTGCAACTTGTTggtcaattttttcttctatggAATTTTTTAATGGGCTAAGGGAGGGGCcgatttttatgaaataaaattcaagGCCCA
The window above is part of the Sesamum indicum cultivar Zhongzhi No. 13 linkage group LG2, S_indicum_v1.0, whole genome shotgun sequence genome. Proteins encoded here:
- the LOC110011578 gene encoding uncharacterized protein LOC110011578, which produces MSKNPLTPIMKTNEFNGTNYNDRLRNFRIVLNFENQSYVLDKPLPTAFSEGSSPEERVTFEKWLESNIILALMTNDIQKQYDKIEDVSSIMLHMKEDYAVLDRHIRYAATKALFRTKMTEGSSATIHKSAPVVLVGEASTSKAKSKRARRWKWKKGKGKTVAATANAHSTSAILVGKAKEKGKMAGHSVLERNRRLRKDEMVLSLGDDMAVYIHKLGADEEVTAFKERIVAKGYTQRPRVGFEETNSPVAMAKSIQILLASAAYVSPLLENSRRFVVSKRSIYSLKQASRSWNTHLDEVIWGYDFIKNEFDPCIYKKINRSLVAYLVLYVDDILLIGSDAKMLGDTKAWSSSQFFMKDMGETSDILALRSTGIDLRRY